A single window of Sphingomonas sp. IW22 DNA harbors:
- the ftsZ gene encoding cell division protein FtsZ, protein MGIDFLPPDVDELTPRITVIGVGGAGGNAIANMIHAEVQGVEFVVANTDAQALKQSVASQRIQLGAKITQGLGAGSRPEIGRAAAEETIEQVQKALEGSHMCFLAAGMGGGTGTGAAPVIAKAARDMGILTVGVVTKPFAFEGKRRSASAEAGIEELQKFVDTLIVIPNQNLFLIANANTTFKQAFEMADEVLQQGVRGITDLMVMPGLINLDFADVRSVMQEMGKAMMGTGEADGDSRAIEAAQKAIANPLLDGVSMKGAKGVIVSITGGDDMRLLEVDEAANHIRELVDPDANIIWGSAFNPELEGKIRVSVVATGIEADGHEVAAPAPAVAEPARSFTFSAPKRPAAAPAAEQPAAAPPPAPQAPEPVAPTPAPAPAAREEDELVLGADATLPPAEPAVPQPAADAEPPRRRWLTGAESESEPMPAARPGGTLFERMSAAGRNIGKGGDDKDPLDIPRFLHRQNNQ, encoded by the coding sequence ATGGGTATCGATTTTCTGCCGCCCGACGTGGACGAACTGACGCCGCGCATCACCGTGATCGGTGTTGGCGGCGCGGGCGGCAATGCCATTGCGAACATGATCCACGCCGAGGTTCAGGGCGTGGAGTTCGTCGTGGCGAACACCGACGCGCAGGCGCTGAAGCAATCGGTTGCGTCGCAGCGTATCCAACTGGGCGCCAAGATTACCCAGGGTTTGGGTGCGGGCAGTCGCCCCGAAATCGGTCGCGCCGCAGCCGAGGAAACGATCGAGCAGGTGCAAAAGGCGCTTGAGGGTAGCCATATGTGCTTCCTGGCCGCCGGCATGGGCGGCGGCACCGGCACCGGCGCAGCGCCCGTCATCGCCAAGGCCGCGCGCGACATGGGCATCCTGACCGTCGGCGTCGTGACCAAGCCGTTCGCGTTCGAAGGCAAGCGCCGCTCCGCCAGCGCCGAAGCGGGCATCGAGGAGCTTCAGAAGTTCGTCGACACGCTGATCGTCATCCCGAACCAGAACCTGTTCCTGATCGCCAACGCCAACACCACCTTCAAGCAGGCCTTTGAAATGGCCGACGAGGTGCTTCAGCAGGGCGTTCGCGGGATCACCGATCTGATGGTCATGCCGGGCCTGATCAACCTCGACTTTGCCGACGTGCGTTCGGTGATGCAGGAAATGGGCAAGGCGATGATGGGCACCGGCGAAGCCGATGGTGACAGCCGCGCCATCGAAGCCGCGCAGAAGGCGATCGCAAACCCGCTGCTCGACGGCGTCAGCATGAAGGGCGCCAAGGGCGTCATCGTATCGATCACCGGCGGCGACGACATGCGTCTGCTGGAAGTGGACGAAGCCGCGAACCACATCCGCGAACTGGTCGACCCGGACGCGAACATCATCTGGGGTTCGGCGTTCAATCCCGAACTGGAAGGCAAGATCCGCGTGTCGGTCGTCGCGACCGGTATCGAGGCCGATGGCCACGAAGTGGCTGCGCCCGCCCCGGCCGTTGCGGAACCCGCGCGCAGCTTCACCTTCTCAGCACCCAAGCGTCCGGCAGCCGCGCCCGCCGCGGAACAGCCCGCCGCTGCGCCGCCGCCTGCGCCCCAGGCGCCCGAACCCGTCGCCCCGACGCCCGCCCCGGCACCTGCCGCGCGGGAAGAGGATGAACTGGTGCTGGGCGCGGACGCGACCCTGCCGCCGGCTGAACCGGCCGTGCCGCAGCCAGCCGCCGATGCGGAGCCGCCGCGTCGCCGCTGGCTGACAGGTGCCGAGAGCGAAAGCGAACCGATGCCCGCCGCCCGTCCGGGCGGCACGCTGTTCGAGCGCATGTCGGCGGCTGGTCGAAATATCGGCAAGGGTGGCGACGACAAGGACCCGCTCGACATCCCGCGGTTCCTCCATCGCCAGAACAACCAGTAA
- a CDS encoding SPOR domain-containing protein, with protein MTRFLVPWLGSAAALALAVLPASAQQSSSAPRGAPGFVPQPTPIADRLATAMQTLANKPTDLDALIAAGEASAMLDDGPAALQFLARAEKVRADDPRIAAARGRAYVHMGRPGEALRHFAQAELAGLSPTGYADDRGLAYDLVGDQAHAQAEYVRAMAAEDTAETRRRYAVSLAISGDAAGADRVLDPLLRQQDRAAWRTRALVMALTGKTNDAERVTATMMPGFSTAYLPLFRRLAEIRDPADRAFAAHLGEFTRTPARLADARLAPPAPSLPGSATAVQVAALPNAGEDRAEQPTRTASSATRNYAAERRAEQQRAEREAYLRERQGRRPQRTAPSRTATASLAPAADPVTARSAPALTRAPVAATPTPTPTPTPTPTPTPTPTPTPTPTPTPTPTPTPTPTPTPGSAAPAPAVVATPTPTASPPPANEVLAAIVRNIAIPAAELGVAPPLAPVIEAPAPRPEPTPVAATPAPRAAAPSKPEVKPEAAKPKPKRTEAKKPEPKKAEPKKPAEPARWWVQVAGGANVGDLPKAWSALAANSSALKGRQAWTFPVRATNRLLTGPFKSASEAQAFVNTLAKGGLSAFSVQSEAGQKVSRLPTK; from the coding sequence ATGACTCGTTTCCTTGTTCCGTGGCTTGGCAGCGCGGCTGCGCTCGCTCTGGCAGTGTTGCCCGCGTCCGCACAGCAAAGCAGCAGCGCGCCCCGTGGCGCACCCGGCTTCGTGCCGCAACCAACGCCCATTGCCGACCGGCTGGCCACCGCGATGCAGACGTTGGCGAACAAGCCCACCGATCTCGACGCGCTGATCGCCGCCGGTGAGGCAAGTGCGATGCTGGACGATGGTCCTGCCGCGCTTCAGTTCCTGGCGCGCGCCGAGAAGGTTCGGGCCGACGATCCGCGCATCGCCGCCGCGCGGGGACGTGCCTATGTGCATATGGGGCGACCCGGAGAAGCGCTGCGCCATTTCGCACAGGCCGAACTTGCGGGGCTGTCTCCGACGGGTTATGCCGACGATCGGGGGCTGGCCTATGATCTGGTCGGCGATCAGGCCCATGCACAGGCCGAATATGTTCGTGCCATGGCGGCGGAGGACACGGCGGAAACGCGCCGTCGCTATGCCGTATCGCTCGCCATTTCGGGCGACGCGGCGGGAGCGGATCGCGTTCTGGATCCGCTGCTGCGGCAACAGGACCGCGCCGCATGGCGCACGCGTGCACTGGTCATGGCGCTGACGGGCAAGACCAACGACGCCGAGCGCGTGACCGCGACGATGATGCCGGGCTTCTCCACTGCATATCTGCCGCTGTTCCGGCGGCTGGCGGAAATCCGTGATCCCGCCGACCGTGCATTTGCCGCGCATCTGGGCGAGTTTACGCGAACTCCCGCGCGGCTGGCCGATGCTCGGCTGGCACCGCCCGCTCCATCGCTGCCGGGCAGCGCGACCGCAGTGCAGGTCGCGGCGTTGCCGAACGCTGGCGAGGATCGCGCGGAGCAGCCTACCCGCACCGCATCGTCAGCCACGCGCAATTACGCTGCCGAACGCCGCGCGGAACAGCAACGGGCCGAGCGCGAGGCCTATCTACGTGAGCGTCAGGGCCGCCGCCCGCAACGCACCGCGCCGTCACGCACGGCAACAGCCAGCCTTGCACCTGCGGCCGATCCGGTCACCGCGCGATCGGCTCCAGCCTTGACGCGCGCGCCGGTCGCAGCCACGCCTACGCCTACGCCTACGCCTACGCCTACGCCTACGCCTACGCCTACGCCTACGCCTACGCCTACGCCTACGCCTACGCCTACGCCTACGCCTACGCCTACGCCTACGCCTACGCCTGGCTCAGCCGCGCCTGCACCCGCTGTGGTAGCGACACCCACGCCCACGGCCAGCCCGCCGCCTGCAAACGAAGTGCTGGCGGCGATCGTCCGCAACATCGCGATCCCGGCCGCCGAGCTGGGCGTGGCGCCACCGCTTGCACCGGTTATCGAAGCGCCTGCGCCGCGGCCCGAACCCACGCCTGTTGCCGCAACGCCCGCCCCCCGCGCTGCCGCGCCGAGCAAGCCGGAGGTCAAGCCCGAAGCGGCGAAGCCCAAGCCCAAAAGGACCGAAGCCAAAAAGCCTGAGCCGAAAAAGGCCGAACCGAAAAAGCCCGCCGAACCGGCGCGCTGGTGGGTTCAGGTCGCGGGCGGCGCGAATGTCGGCGATTTGCCAAAGGCGTGGAGCGCGCTGGCCGCGAACTCGTCTGCGCTGAAGGGGCGTCAGGCGTGGACATTTCCGGTCCGCGCCACCAACCGGCTGCTGACCGGCCCGTTCAAATCCGCCAGCGAAGCACAAGCTTTCGTCAACACGCTGGCAAAGGGGGGGCTCTCGGCCTTCTCGGTCCAGAGCGAGGCGGGGCAGAAGGTGTCGAGGCTGCCCACCAAATGA
- a CDS encoding deoxyguanosinetriphosphate triphosphohydrolase, with product MIVRARWASDPANSRGRLHPEPRPDVGAERGPRDAFQRDRDRIVHSISFRRLRHKTQVFMAPDGDHFRVRLTHSLEVAQIGRVIARTLGLNEDLTEALCLAHDIGHPPFGHAGEDALEEALADHGGFDHNGHTLRALMWLESPYPRWRGLNLGWETLEGLAKHNGPIAHPQWALAEADAAFPLDPTRYSSLEAQVAAIADDIAYDNHDIDDGLRAGLLSLDAILSVPLVADGWDAVRARFADCAPERLVGELIRSQIGTMVNDLIANTRANLADERIETAEDVRAAGQCLACFSEPMREAERTLKRFMYAELYHHARQLEAADMARTVVAGLFAAYADDPRRMPDGWRESLPDAQPARARHIADFIAGMTDRYAVSRYREHVGAIDLPDGF from the coding sequence ATGATCGTCCGTGCCCGCTGGGCTTCCGATCCGGCGAACAGCCGCGGTCGCCTGCACCCCGAACCGCGCCCCGATGTCGGCGCCGAACGCGGCCCACGCGACGCGTTCCAGCGCGACCGCGACCGTATCGTCCATTCGATCAGCTTTCGTCGGCTGCGACACAAGACGCAGGTGTTCATGGCGCCCGACGGCGACCATTTTCGCGTCCGGCTGACCCACAGCCTTGAGGTCGCTCAGATCGGCCGCGTCATCGCGCGCACCCTGGGCCTGAATGAGGATCTGACCGAGGCGCTGTGCCTGGCGCACGACATTGGTCACCCCCCCTTTGGCCATGCGGGGGAGGACGCGCTGGAGGAGGCGCTGGCCGATCATGGCGGCTTCGATCACAATGGCCACACGCTGCGCGCGCTGATGTGGCTGGAAAGCCCCTATCCGCGCTGGCGTGGCCTGAACCTTGGCTGGGAAACACTGGAGGGGCTGGCCAAGCATAACGGCCCGATCGCGCATCCGCAGTGGGCGCTGGCGGAAGCGGATGCCGCGTTTCCGCTGGACCCGACCCGCTATTCCTCGCTTGAGGCGCAGGTTGCGGCGATTGCCGATGACATCGCTTATGACAATCACGACATCGACGATGGCCTGCGTGCAGGGTTGCTGTCGCTGGACGCGATCCTGTCGGTGCCGCTGGTGGCCGATGGATGGGATGCAGTGCGCGCGCGTTTCGCCGATTGCGCGCCCGAGCGACTGGTCGGGGAACTGATCCGCTCCCAGATCGGCACGATGGTCAATGACCTGATCGCCAATACCCGTGCCAATCTGGCCGACGAGCGCATTGAAACGGCGGAGGATGTGCGCGCGGCGGGGCAGTGCCTGGCCTGTTTCTCCGAACCGATGCGGGAGGCGGAGCGCACGCTAAAGCGCTTCATGTACGCCGAACTCTATCACCACGCGCGACAGCTGGAGGCGGCGGATATGGCACGCACGGTGGTGGCCGGGTTGTTCGCGGCTTATGCGGATGATCCGCGCCGCATGCCCGATGGCTGGCGCGAATCGTTGCCCGATGCCCAGCCCGCCCGTGCGCGCCACATCGCGGATTTCATCGCCGGCATGACCGACCGCTACGCCGTCAGCCGCTACCGCGAGCATGTCGGCGCTATCGACCTGCCCGACGGGTTCTGA
- a CDS encoding DUF2171 domain-containing protein, with protein sequence MGYERNQRGGWQGDGNRDFDYDGGRDNYSSARDYAAAGQYGDRGGQGGRDRYEGRGDREDYGARGYGNRDAYGSRDAYGSRDYYGGGREHGQRRESYGDRERGYGRSQGMSGNERYGSPYQRQGGYSRGEQGRGGYSGQPQGYDYDERDFFSRAGDEVRSWFGDDDAERRREMDRRYDERHGSGSSDRDEHYSNWRRQRISELDRDYNEYRRENASRFENEFNAFRTERQTQRSSLSRVNEHMEVVGSDGEHVGTVDKVRGDRIILTKNDVDAGGRHHSIPSRWIESVDDKVKIRKTAQQAKDEWRDEERNQAMFGDEDRSPAQNRSQTYGADRKTDDNDSSTRGNLNKSFSGTY encoded by the coding sequence ATGGGCTACGAACGCAACCAGCGCGGTGGTTGGCAAGGCGACGGAAATCGCGACTTCGATTACGACGGCGGCCGCGACAACTACTCCAGCGCACGTGATTATGCAGCCGCGGGCCAATATGGCGATCGCGGCGGCCAAGGTGGACGCGACCGTTACGAAGGGCGGGGCGACCGCGAAGATTACGGCGCCCGGGGCTATGGCAATCGAGACGCTTATGGCAGCCGCGACGCTTATGGCAGCCGCGACTATTACGGCGGCGGCCGGGAACATGGCCAGCGCCGCGAATCCTATGGCGACCGTGAGCGCGGCTATGGCCGTTCGCAGGGCATGAGCGGCAACGAGCGTTACGGCTCCCCCTATCAACGCCAGGGCGGCTATTCGCGCGGCGAACAGGGTCGGGGTGGCTATTCCGGCCAGCCCCAGGGTTATGACTATGACGAGCGCGATTTCTTCAGCCGCGCGGGCGACGAAGTGCGGTCATGGTTCGGGGATGACGATGCCGAGCGCCGGCGCGAGATGGACCGTCGCTATGATGAACGGCACGGCAGCGGGTCGAGCGACCGGGACGAGCATTATTCGAACTGGCGGCGCCAGCGGATCAGCGAACTGGACCGCGACTATAACGAATATCGCCGCGAAAACGCGTCGCGCTTCGAGAATGAGTTCAACGCCTTTCGCACTGAACGCCAGACGCAGCGCTCGTCGCTGTCGCGCGTCAACGAGCATATGGAAGTCGTGGGCTCCGACGGTGAGCATGTCGGCACGGTGGACAAGGTGCGGGGCGATCGCATCATCCTGACCAAGAACGATGTCGACGCGGGCGGCCGCCACCATTCGATCCCGTCGCGCTGGATCGAAAGCGTCGACGACAAGGTCAAGATCCGGAAGACGGCTCAGCAGGCCAAGGACGAATGGCGCGACGAGGAACGGAACCAGGCGATGTTCGGAGACGAAGATCGTTCGCCGGCACAGAACCGTTCGCAGACCTATGGCGCCGATCGCAAGACCGACGACAACGACTCGTCCACGCGCGGCAATTTGAACAAGAGCTTCTCCGGCACTTATTGA
- a CDS encoding dienelactone hydrolase family protein translates to MCERDQIDEWTRRGGFDWTGNRRQFAAMGAMGALAACAPGSIAGSSEELAEDRVTIATRDGTMDAYFVRPARGRHPAIVTWPDIAGLREAFEVMAQRLAKQGYAVLVVNPYYRAIPAPQFRDFADFRAQGGFEKVGLWRGALNADAVMRDATAVIGWLDQRPDVDTARGVGTHGYCMGGPFTVWTAAAVPGRVRAAASLHGGGLVRPDDAQSPHKLLARTQARYLIAIGQDDDAKAPGDKTAFREAASAAGRPAEVEVYPANHGWTVIDSPSYDQAAAERAWERMSAMFATL, encoded by the coding sequence ATGTGCGAGCGGGATCAGATCGACGAATGGACGCGCCGCGGTGGGTTCGACTGGACGGGCAACCGTCGGCAATTCGCTGCTATGGGCGCCATGGGCGCGCTGGCCGCGTGTGCGCCAGGGTCGATCGCCGGTTCGTCCGAGGAACTTGCCGAGGATCGCGTAACCATTGCGACGCGCGACGGGACCATGGATGCGTATTTCGTGCGTCCGGCGCGGGGGCGGCATCCCGCCATCGTGACATGGCCCGACATTGCCGGTCTTCGCGAAGCGTTTGAGGTGATGGCGCAGCGGCTTGCGAAACAGGGTTATGCCGTGCTGGTGGTTAACCCCTATTACCGCGCGATTCCGGCGCCGCAGTTTCGCGACTTTGCCGATTTCCGCGCGCAGGGCGGCTTTGAAAAGGTCGGCCTGTGGCGCGGCGCGCTGAATGCCGATGCGGTGATGCGCGACGCGACAGCTGTGATCGGGTGGCTGGATCAGCGCCCCGACGTCGACACTGCGCGGGGCGTCGGCACGCATGGTTATTGCATGGGTGGCCCCTTCACCGTCTGGACCGCCGCTGCGGTGCCGGGCCGGGTGCGCGCGGCGGCGTCGCTGCATGGCGGTGGCCTGGTGCGGCCCGATGATGCGCAAAGCCCGCACAAGCTGCTGGCGCGGACCCAGGCGCGCTATCTGATCGCGATCGGGCAGGACGACGACGCAAAGGCCCCCGGCGACAAGACGGCGTTTCGTGAAGCCGCCAGCGCTGCCGGTCGCCCCGCGGAGGTTGAGGTCTATCCCGCCAATCACGGCTGGACGGTCATCGACAGCCCTTCATACGATCAGGCGGCGGCCGAACGGGCGTGGGAGCGCATGAGCGCGATGTTCGCAACCCTGTAA
- a CDS encoding DUF2254 family protein — MNRSVGGSRQHLLWSNFWALPCTMIGATVIATCVLLAVDERGGGAWTAQFGWPFSMGASAAQELASGLVTVHAAFSTLYFSITLLVLTIAASNLGVRLIDRWISDRIIRVTLGLLLSLLSASLMLLMSVHADQPGATVPRLSLVVLTGATVVTLAWMSNALHHLGRMVHVDTSIAQLGRDAANGVVDKGVAGPLALPEHGYLPVIASKTGYLSSIDYDGIAAQAKRLGGHAGLFYGFGDFFLAGETIGWVHGTQSASWMADHLDCMAYRSDTSGPVFEANLLVEVAARALSPAVNDFYTALACCDRLVGMFAAALHANEAARWWPDKDGAARLKLPRRDVTAFMDTPLKALRQTAASYPSVSIRVIDLLGRLPSTPTGGEQLRLFLLTHVTAFAQQAAEHAALDMDRDDINAALSRAKARLCASVGS, encoded by the coding sequence ATGAACCGATCGGTGGGAGGGTCGCGCCAGCACCTGCTTTGGTCCAATTTCTGGGCACTGCCATGCACGATGATCGGTGCAACGGTGATCGCGACATGCGTGCTGCTGGCCGTCGACGAAAGGGGCGGTGGCGCCTGGACTGCACAATTTGGCTGGCCCTTTTCGATGGGTGCCAGCGCCGCTCAGGAACTCGCGAGCGGGTTGGTGACGGTGCACGCGGCCTTTTCGACCCTGTATTTCTCGATCACCCTGCTTGTCCTCACCATCGCGGCCAGCAATCTTGGCGTGCGCCTGATCGACCGCTGGATCAGCGACCGGATCATCCGGGTGACGCTTGGGCTGCTGCTCTCGCTTCTGTCCGCGTCTCTGATGCTCCTGATGTCCGTGCACGCGGACCAGCCGGGTGCAACGGTGCCCCGATTAAGTCTGGTCGTCCTCACCGGCGCGACCGTGGTCACCCTGGCGTGGATGTCGAATGCGCTGCATCATCTGGGGCGCATGGTTCATGTCGACACCTCAATCGCGCAACTCGGTCGCGATGCTGCGAACGGGGTGGTCGACAAGGGGGTTGCAGGGCCGCTGGCACTGCCCGAGCACGGATACCTGCCGGTAATCGCCAGCAAGACAGGGTATCTGAGCAGCATCGACTATGACGGTATCGCGGCGCAGGCGAAGCGATTGGGCGGACATGCGGGGCTATTCTACGGCTTTGGCGACTTTTTCCTCGCAGGTGAGACGATCGGCTGGGTGCACGGCACGCAAAGCGCGAGCTGGATGGCAGATCATCTCGATTGCATGGCGTATCGCAGCGACACGAGCGGACCCGTTTTTGAGGCAAACCTGTTGGTCGAGGTCGCGGCACGGGCACTGTCGCCTGCAGTGAACGACTTCTACACCGCGCTGGCCTGCTGCGATCGGCTTGTCGGCATGTTCGCAGCGGCGCTGCATGCAAACGAGGCGGCGCGGTGGTGGCCGGACAAGGACGGGGCTGCCCGATTGAAGCTGCCGCGCAGGGACGTCACCGCGTTCATGGACACCCCGCTGAAGGCGCTTCGGCAGACCGCTGCGTCTTATCCTTCGGTCAGCATCCGCGTGATCGACCTTCTTGGACGATTGCCCAGCACGCCGACTGGAGGCGAGCAACTCCGCCTGTTTCTGCTGACCCATGTCACTGCATTCGCCCAACAGGCAGCCGAACACGCCGCGCTGGACATGGACCGCGACGACATCAACGCAGCGCTGAGCAGGGCCAAGGCGCGTCTGTGTGCGTCAGTGGGTAGCTGA
- a CDS encoding gluconate 2-dehydrogenase subunit 3 family protein: MGEGHGIRSQAHHLRAPGYDSANMVQVRDCDPAPPRHCHRLEGSMLIDRRTALAGIVGVFGASLFAPLARAAEYVPNPVINTGPPTSVFTPAQRALVAALSERVLPTTDTPGAIAAGVPEYIEHMMGDWAINDDRDLILGGLAAIDARSMADYGKPAVKASPEQQDALLRLAMADGIPGAAPFFEAFRQLVVTGYYTSEVGITQERHYLPVPGDYDGAYPYSKVKRIFSS, encoded by the coding sequence ATGGGAGAGGGGCATGGCATCCGGTCACAGGCGCACCATCTGCGCGCGCCGGGCTATGATAGCGCAAACATGGTTCAGGTTCGCGACTGCGATCCTGCCCCGCCGCGCCACTGTCATCGGCTGGAGGGAAGCATGTTGATCGACCGCAGAACCGCGCTGGCCGGCATTGTCGGTGTGTTTGGCGCCAGTCTGTTCGCGCCGCTTGCACGCGCAGCCGAATATGTGCCCAACCCGGTCATCAATACCGGTCCGCCTACGTCTGTGTTCACGCCGGCGCAGCGTGCGCTCGTTGCCGCGCTGAGCGAACGCGTACTGCCGACCACCGATACGCCGGGCGCCATTGCCGCAGGCGTGCCCGAATATATCGAGCATATGATGGGCGACTGGGCGATCAACGACGATCGCGACCTGATCCTGGGTGGCCTCGCTGCCATCGATGCGCGCAGCATGGCCGATTACGGCAAGCCCGCCGTCAAGGCATCGCCCGAACAGCAGGACGCGTTGCTGCGCTTGGCGATGGCAGACGGAATCCCCGGCGCCGCGCCCTTTTTCGAGGCATTTCGGCAACTGGTCGTCACCGGCTATTACACATCGGAGGTGGGGATCACGCAGGAGCGGCATTACCTGCCGGTTCCCGGCGACTATGACGGCGCCTATCCATATTCGAAGGTCAAGCGGATCTTCTCGTCCTAG
- a CDS encoding GMC oxidoreductase has product MAATDRFDAIVIGSGVSGGWAAKELTEKGLRVLMVDRGRMVEHGEDYPFDGKSAHEIPARNRMPAALVKSDYFALNGWVQPATQPFFINDRLNPYDYDAPNKFNWVRPSVVGGKSLTWGRWSFRWGPNDFDANKREGIGTDWPIRYDDVEPWYRYVENYIGVSGGRENLPYLPDSEFMPPFPMNIAEKWLKERLEREFPGRKLINARLSNITEDKPEQNRSRCQKRAQCDRGCSFGAYFSTQAVTLPAARATGRLTLRSDTWVTNIEYDPARKRVTGVRMVDAKTGEAEVVPARMVFLCASTGSSLHILLNSRPVDSQRSYFHSNGALGSAVMDHIFKVNVSGEIPGMTEYVEYGRRPGGVYVPRFRNLDAEDLPFKRGYGYQGGASRSAPVPQGFGAEMKHGMREYGPWRFNMSAFGECLPYDDNRVLLNFDKTDRFGTPLLRFDMRFRDNEIKMMDDAQAQGEIMLRQAGLQNVRSWRGQHIPGEAIHEMGGARMGHDPATSVLNKWNQAHDAPNLFVTDGAQMASVSCVNPSLTFMAMTARAADHAVNQMKAGMI; this is encoded by the coding sequence ATGGCAGCAACTGACCGCTTCGACGCAATCGTCATCGGCTCCGGCGTAAGTGGCGGCTGGGCCGCCAAGGAACTTACCGAAAAGGGGCTGCGCGTACTGATGGTCGATCGTGGCCGGATGGTCGAGCATGGGGAAGATTATCCCTTCGACGGCAAGTCGGCCCATGAGATTCCGGCGCGCAACCGGATGCCTGCCGCATTGGTCAAAAGCGATTATTTCGCGCTGAATGGCTGGGTTCAGCCTGCCACCCAGCCGTTTTTCATCAATGACCGTCTCAACCCTTATGATTACGACGCGCCCAACAAGTTCAACTGGGTGCGTCCATCGGTGGTCGGCGGTAAATCGCTGACCTGGGGGCGCTGGAGCTTTCGCTGGGGGCCGAACGACTTTGACGCCAACAAGCGCGAAGGTATCGGCACCGACTGGCCGATCCGCTATGACGATGTCGAGCCATGGTATCGCTATGTCGAGAATTACATCGGCGTGTCCGGCGGGCGGGAAAACCTGCCCTATCTGCCCGACAGCGAGTTCATGCCGCCATTCCCGATGAACATCGCGGAAAAGTGGTTGAAAGAGCGGCTGGAGCGGGAGTTTCCGGGTCGCAAGCTGATCAACGCCCGGCTGAGCAACATTACCGAGGACAAGCCCGAACAGAACCGCTCACGGTGCCAGAAGCGCGCCCAGTGCGACCGGGGTTGCAGCTTCGGCGCCTATTTCTCGACCCAGGCGGTCACGCTGCCTGCCGCGCGCGCCACTGGTCGCCTGACGCTGCGGTCGGACACTTGGGTGACGAACATCGAATATGATCCCGCGCGCAAGCGGGTGACGGGCGTGCGAATGGTCGACGCCAAGACCGGCGAGGCCGAAGTCGTGCCCGCGCGTATGGTGTTCCTGTGTGCATCGACGGGTAGCTCGCTGCACATCCTGCTCAATTCGCGCCCTGTGGACAGCCAGCGCAGCTATTTCCATTCCAACGGCGCGCTGGGCAGCGCGGTGATGGACCACATCTTCAAGGTCAATGTCTCGGGCGAGATTCCGGGCATGACCGAATATGTCGAATATGGCCGGCGGCCGGGCGGCGTCTATGTGCCGCGGTTCCGCAACCTCGATGCCGAGGATCTGCCCTTCAAGCGCGGCTATGGCTATCAAGGCGGCGCCAGCCGCAGTGCCCCCGTCCCCCAGGGGTTTGGCGCCGAGATGAAGCACGGCATGCGCGAATATGGTCCGTGGCGTTTCAACATGAGCGCGTTTGGCGAATGCCTGCCCTATGATGACAATCGCGTGCTGCTCAATTTCGACAAGACCGACCGCTTCGGCACGCCCCTGCTGCGCTTCGACATGCGTTTCCGCGATAACGAGATCAAGATGATGGACGACGCACAGGCGCAGGGCGAGATCATGCTGCGACAGGCCGGGTTGCAGAATGTGCGCAGCTGGCGCGGCCAGCATATTCCGGGCGAGGCGATCCACGAAATGGGCGGCGCGCGAATGGGTCACGATCCCGCGACGTCGGTGCTGAACAAATGGAATCAGGCGCACGACGCTCCCAATCTGTTCGTCACCGACGGCGCTCAGATGGCATCGGTATCTTGCGTGAATCCCTCACTCACTTTCATGGCCATGACCGCGCGTGCCGCCGACCATGCCGTCAATCAGATGAAGGCGGGCATGATCTGA